In Nicotiana tabacum cultivar K326 chromosome 17, ASM71507v2, whole genome shotgun sequence, one DNA window encodes the following:
- the LOC107778775 gene encoding uncharacterized protein LOC107778775 produces the protein MTEEVVKMLYHVSSNPYKLDCCKDPTSKSINSFHGTQRKRGYRSIMEKASSFQLLAFILISLHIIETCLAMNISTDQSSLLALKAQITSDPYRILSTNWSSSTSVCNWIGITCGSRHHRVIKLNISDMGFTGTIPPQLGNLSFLVSLDLSYNNFHSELPPDFTRLQKLRAINLSYNNFTGEIPIEIATLPSLKFLNLGYNKLNGSNVLSIFNISTLKFLDLRKAGLTGDFPSDLCRRLPRLQKLVLGFNMLSGEVPRTISECSELQLLWLFENNFVGKIPKELGNLELLQDLHLGFNKLQGTIPEEIGHLHNLKDLIMANNRLTGPIPLTIFNISSLENLFMGDNMLEGPLPREIGNSSMLVWLDFAFNNLTGIIPHEVGKLKELEYLSLSYNNFNGSIPIGIFNISSLVSINLDHNHISGNLPSTIGNRLPNVEEIFLNGNYINGVLPASISNLSKLTILSLVNNEFTGSIPDSLGNLRLLEVLNLYGNSFTSESGVITPLKNFNHLKRLILSFNPLNAMLPESIGNLSSLQTFVAVGCNLKGNIPSEIGNLRNVSTLALDGNKFTGIVPTTIISLKNLQRLSLGANRLSGPFPTNLCELPKLGMLILSQNQMWGNIPTCLGNVTSLREVYLDSNNFTSSIPSSLWNLKDIMTLNISSNFFTGSLPLEVGNLKAAISLDLSRNHISGNIPSTLGGLQKLIQLSLAHNRIEGSIPETFGELINLEALDLSYNNMSGVIPKSLEKLKHLGSFNVSFNRLHGEIPNGGPFVHLPYQSFMSNEGLCGNPQKHVLPCPSNSKNHSNSKKKRLIWIVVASSVIFVIGLASAIIFVLMRRRHKTVNAEDECLPEVAPQRISYYELQRATQGFDGDNLLGSGSFGSVYKGTLADGMIVAVKVFNVQMEGTFQTFDRECEILRNLRHRNLTKIISSCCNLDFKALILEYMPNESLDKLLYSRDYCLNIMQRLNIMIDVASALEYLHHGYTVPVVHCDLKPSNVLLDNNMVGHLTDFGIAKLLTKEESIAHTTTFATIGYIAPEYGLEGLISKRSDVYSYGIMLLETFTKKKPNDEMFTGDLNLRSFVHNSLPDQLDQIIDADLLTSDEQNLSQKLQCVSSIMELAMNCTANIPAERMNMTDVVAALEKIKQKLSSCY, from the exons ATGACTGAAGAGGTGGTGAAGATGCTTTATCATGT TTCTTCCAACCCGTATAAATTAGATTGCTGCAAAGATCCAACCAGCAAAAGCATTAATTCCTTTCATGGTACTCAAAGAAAACGAGGTTATCGATCAATAATGGAGAAAGCCTCATCTTTTCAGCTTCTAGCATTTATATTAATATCTCTTCACATAATAGAAACATGCTTAGCCATGAATATAAGCACTGATCAATCTTCTCTTCTAGCCTTGAAAGCCCAAATTACTTCAGACCCTTATCGCATACTTTCAACAAACTGGTCTTCTTCAACCTCTGTTTGTAACTGGATTGGAATCACTTGTGGCTCTCGTCATCACAGAGTGATTAAACTGAATATTTCAGACATGGGATTTACTGGTACCATCCCACCACAACTTGGCaacctttcttttcttgtttcactTGATCTAAGCTACAACAATTTCCATAGTGAACTTCCACCAGATTTCACTCGTTTGCAAAAATTGAGAGCCATTAATCTTAGTTACAACAACTTCACCGGAGAAATTCCAATAGAAATAGCCACTCTTCCGAGTTTGAAATTTTTGAACTTGGGATACAATAAATTAAATGGCTCCAATGTGCTCTCCATATTCAACATATCAACACTAAAATTTTTGGATCTCAGAAAAGCTGGTTTAACTGGCGATTTCCCTTCTGATTTATGTCGTCGCCTTCCCAGATTGCAAAAGCTTGTACTTGGCTTCAATATGTTAAGCGGAGAGGTACCAAGAACCATATCAGAATGCTCGGAACTTCAACTCCTATGGTTGTTTGAAAATAACTTTGTTGGAAAAATTCCAAAAGAACTCGGTAACTTGGAGCTGCTGCAAGATTTACATCTTGGATTTAACAAGTTACAAG GGACAATTCCTGAAGAGATTGGTCATCTTCATAACTTGAAGGATTTAATCATGGCAAACAATAGATTAACAGGCCCAATCCCTTTAACCATATTCAACATTTCATCACTTGAAAATTTATTTATGGGTGATAACATGCTTGAAGGACCTTTACCAAGAGAGATTGGAAATTCGAGTATGCTTGTCTGGCTTGATTTTGCATTTAATAACCTAACAG GAATAATTCCACATGAAGTCGGTAAACTTAAAGAGTTGGAGTACCTTTCATTATCTTACAATAATTTTAATGGGTCAATCCCTATTGGCATCTTCAATATCTCATCTCTTGTAAGTATTAACCTCGACCATAACCACATTTCAGGTAACCTTCCTTCCACCATAGGCAACAGGTTACCCAATGTTGAAGAAATTTTTCTAAATGGAAACTACATTAATGGTGTCTTACCTGCTTCCATCTCAAATTTGTCTAAGCTTACAATTCTAAGCCTCGTCAATAATGAATTTACGGGTTCAATTCCTGATTCTCTAGGAAATTTAAGACTACTTGAAGTTCTCAACTTGTATGGTAACTCCTTCACAAGTGAATCGGGCGTTATTACTCCTTTGAAAAATTTTAACCACTTGAAAAGATTGATATTGTCTTTCAATCCTTTAAATGCAATGCTTCCGGAATCCATCGGCAATCTCTCTTCTCTTCAAACGTTTGTGGCAGTAGGCTGTAACCTCAAAGGCAATATTCCAAGTGAGATTGGAAATTTGAGAAATGTATCTACTTTGGCGCTGGATGGTAATAAGTTTACTGGAATTGTCCCGACAACAATAATTTCTTTGAAAAACCTCCAACGGCTTTCACTTGGTGCAAACAGATTAAGTGGCCCTTTCCCAACTAATTTATGTGAGCTACCAAAGTTAGGCATGCTAATCCTTTCACAAAATCAAATGTGGGGAAATATTCCTACTTGCTTGGGGAATGTGACTTCCCTAAGAGAGGTTTATCTTGATTCCAATAACTTCACTTCTAGCATACCCTCAAGTCTATGGAATCTCAAAGACATCATGACGCTGAACATCTCTTCTAATTTCTTTACTGGTTCTCTACCCCTAGAAGTTGGAAACCTCAAGGCTGCAATATCTTTGGATCTCTCCAGAAACCATATTTCAGGCAACattccaagtacattgggagGTTTACAGAAATTGATTCAACTATCTTTGGCTCATAATAGAATTGAAGGATCTATTCCTGAGACATTTGGAGAACTCATAAATTTGGAAGCATTGGATCTTTCATATAACAATATGTCTGGTGTGATTCCAAAGTCATTAGAGAAACTTAAGCACCTAGGCTCCTTTAATGTCTCATTCAACAGGTTACACGGGGAAATTCCGAATGGAGGACCTTTTGTTCATCTCCCTTATCAGTCTTTCATGTCGAATGAAGGATTGTGTGGTAATCCTCAAAAGCATGTCCTACCTTGTCCTTCTAATTCAAAGAATCATTCTAATTCAAAGAAGAAAAGACTAATATGGATTGTAGTTGCCTCTTCAGTGATCTTTGTAATAGGGCTTGCCTCAGCAATAATTTTCGTGTTGATGAGACGTCGGCATAAAACAGTCAATGCTGAAGATGAGTGTTTGCCTGAGGTAGCACCACAAAGAATTTCTTACTATGAACTTCAAAGAGCAACCCAGGGCTTTGACGGAGATAACTTGCTAGGTAGTGGAAGTTTTGGTTCTGTTTATAAAGGAACTTTGGCAGATGGGATGATAGTAGCTGTTAAAGTTTTCAATGTGCAGATGGAAGGTACATTTCAAACCTTTGATAGAGAATGTGAAATTTTACGGAATCTTCGTCACAGAAATCTCACCAAGATCATTAGCAGCTGTTGCAACTTGGATTTTAAAGCATTGATACTTGAGTACATGCCAAATGAGAGCTTAGACAAGTTGCTATATTCTCGAGATTATTGTTTAAACATAATGCAAAGATTGAATATCATGATCGATGTTGCATCTGCTCTGGAATATCTCCATCATGGTTACACAGTACCGGTTGTTCACTGTGATCTGAAGCCTAGCAATGTGTTACTTGACAACAACATGGTGGGACACCTGACTGACTTTGGTATTGCAAAACTTTTAACTAAGGAAGAATCTATTGCTCATACAACAACCTTTGCCACAATTGGTTACATTGCTCCAG agtatGGTTTGGAAGGCCTTATATCCAAGAGGTCTGATGTTTATAGTTATGGTATCATGTTGCTCGAAACCTTTACAAAGAAGAAACCTAATGATGAAATGTTCACGGGAGATTTAAATTTGAGAAGCTTCGTGCATAATTCGCTTCCTGATCAGTTGGACCAGATCATAGATGCCGACTTACTAACATCTGATGAGCAAAACTTAAGTCAAAAGTTGCAATGTGTGTCATCCATCATGGAGTTAGCCATGAATTGCACAGCTAATATTCCAGCTGAAAGGATGAACATGACTGATGTTGTAGCAGCATTAGAAAAGATCAAACAGAAGCTTTCTTCTTGTTATTGA